The Syngnathus typhle isolate RoL2023-S1 ecotype Sweden linkage group LG16, RoL_Styp_1.0, whole genome shotgun sequence genome includes a region encoding these proteins:
- the bub1bb gene encoding mitotic checkpoint serine/threonine-protein kinase BUB1 beta, with protein MAEGEDVDWELCKENIQPLRRGRNMSALLQALSQSKDGPSPAILQQRQAFEAELRLYNGDDPLDVWDRYIRWSEQMFPQGGKGSNLSTLLEQAVTRYTDEKKYHNDPRYVDLWIKYAGHCLERLDIYRYMKAQGIGTTRASFYIAWAEEHENRGDFLKADLVFQEGLQMFAEPLDRLQQFHKMLQARVSRQAMKKVDDSDSDNESKEPERVSLAELKTRGKKAAVPIVRTGAAIKSVSRGLSLRADPIEESSSPSSNSKLVIFDETKASAAPSEPKFEPWLAPPAARPKENEKGVEKWCNVKVRQKSKFGHTLMAAPPPRPTFQPFVDESETPKMTPCKIIPTVNNILSARKSCRDNETPLKKLLEQKEGESSKELEKSMYCKELLFSGTTEFSLEELRAELYLKKKNSQVASCPDEQ; from the exons ATGGCAGAAGGAGAGGATGTGGATTGGGAGCTCTGCAAAGAGAACATTCAGCCTCTGAGACGTGGGAGAAACATGTCAGCGTTGCTCCAGGCACTCAGTCAAAGCAAAGATGGCCCCAGCCCTGCCATCCTCCAACAGAGACA GGCTTTTGAGGCGGAATTGCGGCTGTACAATGGAGACGATCCACTCGATGTTTGGGATCG GTACATCAGATGGTCAGAGCAAATGTTTCCTCAGGGAGGAAAAGGGAGCAACCTGAGCACGCTGTTAGAGCAAGCCGTGACAAGATACACAGACGAAAAGAAATATCACAATGATCCTCGCTACGTTGACCTCTGGATCAAATAC GCGGGGCACTGTTTGGAGCGCTTGGACATTTACAGGTACATGAAAGCCCAGGGAATAGGGACCACCCGGGCGTCCTTCTATATCGCCTGGGCTGAGGAGCATGAGAACCGTGGCGACTTCCTTAAAGCTGACTTGGTCTTCCAAGAAGGACTTCAAATGTTTGCTGAGCCTCTTGACAGGCTACAGCAGTTTCACAA GATGCTGCAGGCTCGAGTGTCTCGACAAGCGATGAAAAAAGTCGACGATAGTGACAGTGACAACGAGTCCAAAGAACCCGAGAGAGTTTCTCTTGCCGAGCTCAAAACACGAGGGAAGAAGGCTGCCGTGCCTATTGTCAGAACCGGAGCTGCGATTAAAA GTGTCTCAAGAGGCCTGAGTTTGCGTGCCGATCCCATCGAAGAAAGCAGCAGTCCCAGCAGCAACAGTAAATTGGTCATCTTTGATGAGACTAAAGCAAGCGCTGCCCCTTCAGAACCAAAATTCGAGCCTTGGCTGGCTCCTCCTGCTGCAAGGCcaaaggaaaatgaaaaaggGGTGGAGAAATGGTGCAATGTGAAG GTGCGGCAGAAGTCTAAATTTGGACACACATTGATGGCTGCACCTCCTCCAAGACCCACTTTCCAACCTTTTGTTGATGAGTCAGAGACCCCAAAAAT GACGCCATGCAAGATCATACCCACAGTGAACAACATTTTGTCAGCACGCAAGAGCTGCAGAGACAACGAGACTCCTCTGAAAAAGCTGCTGGAGCAGAAAGAAGGGGAATCGAGCAAAGAGCTGGAAAAAAGCATGTACTGTAAAGAGCTACTCTTCAGTGGCACCACCGAATTCAGCTTAGAGGAACTGCGCGCCGAgctgtatttaaaaaagaagaacTCGCAAGTGGCCAGCTGCCCTGACGAACAATAA